The Girardinichthys multiradiatus isolate DD_20200921_A chromosome 21, DD_fGirMul_XY1, whole genome shotgun sequence genomic sequence GTCCCCAAACGTTCAACATGGCAGATTCTTCTACTGAGGTCGGGGTTTAAGTTTGGAGCCTACGAACACCAGAGACTGAAAGGACAAACTCATGAACAAACAGGAAACtttgaaaaaatagaaaataaagtcTAGAAATATTTTTCTACATATTCTGCGTTTGTTTCCCCATATTTAACTTGATCTCGAATCTCCAGGGTTCTCCAGGGAACTCCAGGGTTCTCCAGGGAACTCCAGGGTTCTCCAGGGAACTCCAGGGTTCTCCAGGGAACTCCAGGGGTTCTCCTCACTGCCTCTGGTCAGGTTCTTGTCTCTTTGGTGTCGAAGGTTTTCACACCCAGGAATCTGCTGACTCCGCATTTAAACTGACGGTTCTGTTGGACAGAACCGGTTCTTACCTCTCCACAGTACTCTGAGATGAACTCGTTCTTCTGAACCGGCTCTTTGATGAAGATGCCCCACCCGGCCACGTCAGACGGCGCCAGCAGCAGGTGCTGAAACCAAAAGCATCATTTGATGTTTGTCTGAAGGCCTAAAATGATCTGAAGTTGCTGCAGAACTGAACAGAACTTCACCTTCTTGGCTCCTCTCTGGATGGAGCAGTTCTTGCAGGACACGTTCTTGCTGTCCCAGTGGTCCGCGGCACCGCAGGTCAAGCACAGGTCCGGGTCGCATTCCCTCACCGCCAGGTAGCAGGGGCACTGCTTGGTGTTGCACTGGGCTTTGCACCGACAACCCGGGAAACGGTTCTGACCTGCAGAGGACAGAGCCttagaacacacacacacacacacacctgcccTGCAGACTCAGATGTTCTGTTTCGGATCTTACACTCTGAGCTGCACTGACAGAACTTCTCACAGAAGTTCTGAGCGGTGACGCAGGGACAGGAGGAGTCACAGGGCTGCCGAGGGTGGTCACATGGCTGGTAGTTATACACGTGATTGGACGATCCATCTGCAGACGTACAAAGgtcatgttttcagttttcaatgATGGGAACAGCAAGCAGGTCAAAGGTCAAAATGCCCAGAGCGGCTGATAAAAACTTTACGATTTCAGGAGTCTGGCTGCTTGGTAGTTAAATATTAAGATGGTGGGAGAGGACCAACAAACTTTAAAACGTTTGTTAAAGTGGGACAGAACTCCTGTCCATCCGTCATAGTTCTGTCCGACCTGTTGAAGGCTCTGACCTTTCTTCAGCTGGATCTTCCTGCAGTGGGTGGCCCACAGTCGgtgcttcctcttcttcttcctgggaGGCGTGTCCTCGTCCTCGGCCGGCGCCCGAGCGATGATGGCCGACTCTTTGACTCTGAACTCGTAAACCTGAAAGATGCGGCACAGGAAACAGTTCAGGGTCTGTTTGCTGCTTAGATCATCTGTGACGCGATCTGAAGTCCGATCAGCGGAAACGGGTTTGTGTCGGCTCACCTGTCTGCAGGTCTTGGTGCCGATGAGCCGAGCGATGGCGCAGAAGTTGTCGTAGTACGTCCCGATGAGCACCCTGAACAGAGACGCCTCGGCGCCGCTCCAGTCTACGGCTTCGGGCTCACAGTTCAGCTTCATCTTCACTGGAGTCTGACACCGAGAGTTCCCCTCTGCAACAAATCCACAACATTTAACACCAAACTGATCTAACGGCAAGCCTCTTCTGTCACGCTGCACATGGCAAACGTTTAGAAAAACTACGACACTTGAATGCATCAAAATGTCAATGcagaacaaataaaatcagGACAAAACCCAGTAGCTCATTGGGTGAAGCCAGAACTGCAAACACAGCAGTAGTTGTTGGTCTGTAAACAGACGCTGAGGAAGATGAGAAGTTTCTGCAGGATCACATTTCATCCGTTTCCAGACTCTAAGCTGGTGAACGTTTGGCTCATTATgaggaataaacacaaacgtttACTGAATTTATAACAGAAAATCCTTCAAGGGTCCTGCTGCAAAAACCAGCGTTGAGATAaactgatggatggaagaataaaacaggaaggagagatgaatgaatgaatcctTTTAAAAGAGGAAATTCTCTGGTTTTACCTGAAATCATCAGTTCAGCAGATTATTTACATCCTTCAAACAAAAGCAATGAGACGGGGACAATCTTCTATTCACACACGTTTCCAGATCGTTTAGAACCCCTGAGGctgattttatttgaattttactCTGAAGcattctgggtaaatatttacTGTTACTGGGTTTGCACTGACAGCAGTAAACTGTAATCAGAACATGTTTACTCTGGAAAACCCAAATCTCTCACAGAAACCAAACCCACATGTTGTAGGTTGAGTTGTTTAAAAGCCCAGAAGCCTTCAGGACAAACCCGCTCAGAGATGGAGCAGATTTACTATGAAGGTTCTGTCGGATCATGGCTTCAACACCGCTGCAGTTCTGCTTCGTCTTCTGGAACCAAACCTGATGCAGCTGAggacccaaaacaaaagcaaaccaacaacaaaacaaagtaaaaagttTGCTTGTTACGGAAAGGAAATCTGCTCCTCCGGACCTTTTCCACTCGGGTCAGTCACCCGACCGTTTCTGCTGCCTTGGGTCCAGTCAACCTGAACTGGTTCTAAAAGCAAGGCTGAAGAGAAGCAGAAGGTTCCACCTGAACTGCTGTTGGTCTCGTCCTTCTTGTCCTCGTCGTCTTTCTCATCTCGCTCGTCGTCTTTGCTTCCTTCGCGGTCGCTGTCCGTGTCTTTGGTTTCCGAGGAGACGGTGGGGGTGCTGGGCCGGCTGTTGGGCAGTCGTCCGCGGCGACGGCCAACCGTGCGTTTGGACGGCGTCTTGACGCGCTCAGAGACCACGCTGGCAGGAAACTCCCCCTCCATCCCATCCTGTTAACAACAGAGACGTTTCCTTCAACAGCTGAAACCAGCCAGAGGATCTGAGATCTTCAGAGAAGTAAAGGTGGACGCCTCACCTGCACCAGGTACATGTAGCAGTCCAGGCCGCAGGGCTTCGTGTTCACCAGGTTCTCCAAGTTCTTGCGCTTGTAGGTGTTTGGAGTGGCGTGGAAAGCTGAAAGAACGGGTCCATTAATGTATGCCAGATGAAGTATCTCCAACTTTTCTGCATTAAGAATGATATCAAACCAACATGGAACCTGACTGTCTTCTCTAAATAAAAGCCCGAGTAGAAGACGGGTCCAGCTTCTACTCACGGTGAAGGAAACAGTCGTATTTGAAGCAGCGTCTGCAGAACAGAGTGTGGAAGGAGTGCAGGCTCTGTTCTCGCTGCACGGATCGAGCGTTTGGTCCGTCGATGTTGGGCGTGCATTCAGGCGGCAGAGCGCCGGGCAGCTGCTGCTCGGTCAGCTCTTTGTAcctgaaacattaaaaacagacaCGTGAAAGTCGCCTGAAGCCTCGGCGAGGAAGTCAGCTGAAGCTCAAACACACATCAGGGCTTTAATGACGGTAGAGCATTAAAACTAAACCGTCATAATCAGAAATAATTCAGCTAAGAGTCAACGACTCATTTCACAACCAAACATCAAAATGACGACGCATTAAAACATGAACATGTCTattaattatgaccaaaagattTGGCTTCAGCAGCACCTCTCACAcgctaaaatgtttatatttcctAAAActtttaagtaaaataaatgtaaaaattgtgTCTGCTATTAAAAGCAAATAAGGGTGTTTTCACAGCAGGAAAGCcctttggtccggaccaaaagcagaCTTTAGTTTTTTCGTTCGGTGCGGTTCGTTTTCATTagtgtaaacaaagccacgtgggtgacgatcattgctcccattggacagaaacgCCGGGGGCGGGACAAGGCAAACAACTGcagccgttattacagctgcagacAACGTGCTCTGCACCCTCTGACCCACAACATGCCGGGagcagcgttgctaagcaacacacagctgaTCAGGTCCGATTTCTTCACGACGTTCACTTTTGAAACTGGCTTCAGTGGCTTATTAAGTCCACAGAGACTTATATATCTGTAGCTGGGTCGGATCGGAGCCAGTTCGTATTCACACCATAAGCGAACGGCACCAGAGTTTGTTTGAAAgtggaccgagaccacctcaaaaactGGGTCTTGGcccggttgtttggtccagatCAGGGTTTGCTTAAGGGAACGGACCAAGGAGGAaatgaactctggtccgtttaaacgGACCAATAGTGGCTGTTGTGAATAAACTCTGTAACctaattttaaaactgaaaagctTTGGTTCTAATTTAAGCTCAATTTTattatttgagaaaaaaaaacagctggtgcattttcaaaaaataaagaaatcttaAAAATGTTGACCCGGTCCACACAAGGAGAGATGTGGGttgtttagggttagggtatgAAGATAGGTTGAGGGCAAAGGTCAGGATGTAGCAATAATTGGAAGTGAATGGAAGGTTCCTATAATgaaaacactgtgtgtgtgtgtgtgtgtgtgtgtgtgtgtgtgtgtgtgtgtgtgtgtgtcaggcaataataaaaaataatctgatTAAAGCCATTAAAAGTTGTTggcaaaaaaagttaatttcaaCAGAAAAAACTGAATCCAAAATTTATtcctaaaacttttttttgctggaacttaatttcattttctttgataaagaaaatgaagaacattaaatTTTGACTGCTGTGTTTTAGTCTATTTGTAATATATGAACCATAACTACTAGTTCTTGTGATTCGTTGACAGGATCTGGATTCGTCTCTGCTGCCGTTTGACACTCAGACACAAACGGAGACACTAACttctccttcagctcctccgtGGAGCCCTTGTCGGGGAACATGGAGGAGATGGCCTCAAAAATCTTGTCTGAAGGAAACTTCTTGGTGGCGTCGTCGCTGCTCTGGCCTGGAGATGACAAACAAGCACAGTCAGGGAACAGCGGCCCAGGATCCAGATttggaatttattttttactttaaaaatgaagaCATGTTTTCAGGCTCAGGTCCACATTGGTGGAGACCAGGTTCTGGATGCTGAAGAACATTAATTCTGCTCTAAACCATCATAACAGCTTCAACTTTTCCCACAAGTAGAAACGAAACCAGAGAAACACGTTTAAGCAGCAGAACATGGATATTTATGTGTGGTCCAGGTCAGAAGCTCCGCTGCTCTGGACCTACCTTCACTGTTGACATGTCTCTCCCTGCTGTTGTCCTCTGGGCGGTCCTTCCCATCACTCGCATCCATCTGCTCCACCTTGAAGTCTTGCTCTTCCTCCTCATCGTCGTCCTCGTTGTCGCTGTACTGAACCATCGAGTTGACCAACTCCACAAAGATCTCATCGTTGATGAAGCCACACTCTGACAAACAACCAAAGGAGCAAACATCTTCAGAGGTTCTTCTGTTCATGTTGGATCTGGGGTTCCAACGTCAGAGAGAAGCTACCAGGATTCACAGCAACTCTGTTAGTCCTAATTTATCCCTTCTCTTCACATCAGTCGGTTAAACATTTCAAGACTCAGAGAATTTTTGTCCCGTCTGATGAAAGATGAAAACAGCTGAAGATAAATCTACAGCATTACAACTCGATCAGAACGTtctttgttttccaggtggAGTCGTTTGGTTATTTTATTCTCACAGATGGAAAACAAGACAGTTTGGTTTCAGAGGCACAGAAGAAATCATGTTTTATTAACAGGATCCACTGAGACGGAGCGAGCAGAACCGCACCGAAGGTTCTTATTGTCTGGATTAAGACACATTTCTGCTACTTTCAGGAAGTCACATTTAAGACTTTAATTAAGAAGTTAAATTAGTTGCATTAATATTTACTGCTGCTCAGGTGCTGGACAATAAAACCATCGTAGAAAAGATGCTCTCCCAGTAACAGAACTGGGAATTTAAACTATTTCTTGATAAGAATCCAAACTAGTCCGTAGAGACTTaatatttgatgttatttttgtccGGGCCCAGTAGCGCCACATCCATGTCCACTTACGGTTCTGTCTGGTTATTAAATGAAAGCTccaggaggaggatgaggagacATCCGATGAAGAGCTTATGCCTGGGATGAGAATTAAATGAGACATATGTCTCATGAGCGGCGATCACTGCTAGATTCTCCCAGAAAACAACCAACTCTGCTTGATCTTTGTTGTGGGCTGAGTTTGGTTGAGACAGAACTGAATGTGACCCAATATTTTCTCCCAATCTTTTAACAAAGAGAATTTATTTATGAACACTTTGTGTGAACAAAGCCTCAACCAGTCTAAGAGTCTTTATCTTGCATTTTCTGCCTTAAAACCTCATTTGATGAGAACATTTCCAGACGTAAAGTAGTTCCGTGAGGTCCTGAGACTTATGCACAAACACACCAGCAGATCCAGAATAAACGGTCCTGGCAGGTTTCTGGTCCTTTAATAACAAACAGGGACAATCTGAGAGAAAGATTACTGCAACCAATTGTATTTATCTGAGACTTGTATTCTCTAATCTGATTGGTTCCTCTGAGCTGCATTTTCAGCCACAGCCAATCAAATCGTTTAGAGACAACCTTTGGCTAAAAAACTAAAGACAtcactatttatttaaaaccacCATCATGTCCAGCGTCCTCACCTCGGTCTCCGTGGACCTTGCCGTCGTAGTTCTTGATAAGTTCTTCTATGAAAGTCCCATCCTGGTCCAGGATCTCATCTCCCATGTAGGGAATGTTGTGCAGCACCGTCTCGTCCTCCACCTGAA encodes the following:
- the ezh2 gene encoding histone-lysine N-methyltransferase EZH2, which codes for MVLTGKRSDKGPACWKRRVKSEYMRLRQQKRFRRADEVKSMFNSNRQKIMERTDILNQEWKTRRIQPIHIMTSVSSLRGTRECTVESGFSEFPRQMIPLKTLNAVASVPVMYSWSPLQQNFMVEDETVLHNIPYMGDEILDQDGTFIEELIKNYDGKVHGDRECGFINDEIFVELVNSMVQYSDNEDDDEEEEQDFKVEQMDASDGKDRPEDNSRERHVNSEGQSSDDATKKFPSDKIFEAISSMFPDKGSTEELKEKYKELTEQQLPGALPPECTPNIDGPNARSVQREQSLHSFHTLFCRRCFKYDCFLHPFHATPNTYKRKNLENLVNTKPCGLDCYMYLVQDGMEGEFPASVVSERVKTPSKRTVGRRRGRLPNSRPSTPTVSSETKDTDSDREGSKDDERDEKDDEDKKDETNSSSEGNSRCQTPVKMKLNCEPEAVDWSGAEASLFRVLIGTYYDNFCAIARLIGTKTCRQVYEFRVKESAIIARAPAEDEDTPPRKKKRKHRLWATHCRKIQLKKDGSSNHVYNYQPCDHPRQPCDSSCPCVTAQNFCEKFCQCSSECQNRFPGCRCKAQCNTKQCPCYLAVRECDPDLCLTCGAADHWDSKNVSCKNCSIQRGAKKHLLLAPSDVAGWGIFIKEPVQKNEFISEYCGEIISQDEADRRGKVYDKYMCSFLFNLNNDFVVDATRKGNKIRFANHSVNPNCYAKVMMVNGDHRIGIFAKRAIQTGEELFFDYRYSQADALKYVGIERETEIA